A genome region from Chengkuizengella sp. SCS-71B includes the following:
- a CDS encoding peptidase G2 autoproteolytic cleavage domain-containing protein has protein sequence MDGNCNRESTGDCATALGRNTMASGDDSLAAGRGTVSDGENAHAEGRRTMSDGNASHAEGKGTQAKGLAAHSEGIDTIASGDASHSEGRNTVAQGDHSHAEGVGTQAIGTASHAEGTSSIAKGLQSHAEGDCTTASGSSSHAEGIQTDAEGEASHSEGRNTEATGDNAHAQNRDTVAQGDNSTAEGLGSIARGLNSHSEGFITQADGENAHSEGRNTKATGLNSHAEGKDTLAQGDNSHSEGEGTEAIGIGAHAEGTNTVASGEQAHAEGKQSVAGGNFSHAQNDTTDAGAFASHAEGVITSAGTMAHSEGRATVAAGEGSHAEGFFTTAIGESSHSEGRDTLAQGDFSHAEGCDTQAIGESSHAEGENTLAQGDFSHAEGEGTEATGVGAHAEGTNTLAQGDSSHAEGSGTTAEGFSSHSEGSNTVAEGLGSHAEGCNTVALGDCSHAEGDGTITEGFASHAEGCNTIASGECSHAEGNGTDTNNRVNAHIMGRSGQAVEDNSWHLVNGTLMALINGNTGDACFAGQITSGRGCDFAELFETLDGKPIDVGYFVTTEGDKIRKATDKDNYILGVTSGFPAVLGGSGYEWNKRYLTGKWGQALYEEVTIPAEKDENGKIISPERIEKRQKLNPEYDPDKQYIPRSERPEWVAVGLTGQLLVRDDGTSEVNGFCRPNADGVATIAQSGYRVLKRTDEDQILIIVANPMQIKNDPKGEVRSRL, from the coding sequence ATGGATGGAAATTGTAATCGTGAATCAACAGGAGATTGCGCCACAGCGTTAGGTAGAAATACGATGGCGAGTGGTGACGACTCTCTTGCTGCAGGTAGAGGTACGGTATCAGATGGGGAAAATGCTCATGCGGAAGGAAGAAGAACAATGTCCGATGGGAATGCTTCCCATGCGGAAGGAAAAGGGACTCAGGCGAAAGGATTGGCAGCTCATTCGGAAGGAATAGATACGATAGCCAGTGGGGACGCTTCTCATTCAGAAGGAAGAAACACTGTAGCCCAAGGAGATCATTCCCATGCGGAAGGAGTAGGAACGCAGGCGATTGGAACAGCTTCTCATGCGGAAGGAACAAGTTCAATAGCGAAAGGATTACAATCGCATGCCGAAGGAGATTGTACAACGGCATCTGGAAGCTCTTCCCACGCCGAAGGAATTCAAACGGATGCTGAAGGTGAAGCTTCCCACTCAGAAGGGAGAAATACGGAAGCCACAGGAGACAATGCTCATGCCCAAAATCGAGATACCGTAGCCCAAGGAGACAATTCGACCGCTGAAGGCTTAGGTTCAATTGCTAGAGGATTGAACAGCCATTCGGAAGGGTTTATTACACAGGCGGATGGAGAAAATGCGCATTCAGAAGGGCGGAACACGAAAGCGACAGGACTTAATTCTCATGCGGAAGGAAAAGACACCCTTGCCCAAGGAGATAATTCCCATTCGGAAGGAGAAGGAACAGAAGCAATAGGTATCGGTGCTCATGCAGAAGGAACAAATACAGTTGCTTCTGGTGAACAGGCTCATGCGGAAGGTAAACAATCAGTAGCCGGTGGTAATTTTTCTCATGCTCAAAATGATACAACTGATGCCGGTGCATTTGCTTCTCATGCGGAAGGAGTCATTACGTCAGCCGGAACAATGGCCCATTCGGAAGGCAGAGCCACCGTTGCTGCCGGAGAGGGTTCCCATGCGGAAGGGTTTTTTACAACAGCTATTGGGGAAAGCTCTCATTCAGAAGGAAGAGACACCCTTGCCCAAGGAGATTTTTCCCATGCGGAAGGTTGTGATACGCAAGCCATTGGGGAAAGTTCTCACGCGGAAGGAGAAAACACCCTTGCCCAAGGGGATTTCTCCCATGCGGAAGGAGAAGGAACCGAAGCAACAGGTGTCGGTGCTCATGCAGAGGGAACAAATACCCTTGCCCAAGGAGACAGTTCCCATGCCGAAGGGTCTGGCACTACAGCGGAAGGTTTCTCGTCTCATTCAGAAGGAAGCAATACGGTAGCTGAAGGGTTAGGCTCTCATGCGGAAGGCTGTAATACGGTAGCTTTAGGAGATTGTTCTCACGCGGAAGGAGATGGAACTATAACGGAAGGTTTTGCGTCTCATGCAGAGGGTTGTAATACGATTGCTTCAGGTGAATGCTCTCATGCGGAAGGAAATGGTACAGATACAAATAATAGAGTGAACGCGCATATTATGGGACGTTCAGGTCAAGCTGTTGAAGATAACTCTTGGCATTTAGTCAATGGAACATTGATGGCTCTGATTAACGGAAATACAGGGGACGCTTGCTTTGCTGGGCAAATTACTTCCGGTAGAGGGTGTGATTTCGCTGAATTGTTTGAAACGTTGGATGGCAAACCCATTGATGTCGGATATTTTGTCACAACAGAAGGGGATAAAATTAGGAAAGCAACAGATAAAGATAATTATATTTTAGGTGTAACAAGTGGCTTCCCTGCTGTCTTAGGAGGTTCCGGTTATGAATGGAATAAGCGATATTTGACGGGGAAGTGGGGTCAGGCACTATATGAAGAAGTCACCATCCCTGCGGAAAAAGATGAGAACGGCAAAATTATTTCGCCTGAGCGAATTGAAAAAAGACAAAAGCTAAATCCAGAATATGATCCCGATAAACAGTATATTCCACGATCAGAAAGACCTGAATGGGTAGCTGTTGGATTAACGGGGCAATTATTAGTAAGAGACGATGGAACAAGTGAAGTGAATGGGTTTTGCAGACCTAACGCTGATGGAGTTGCTACAATAGCTCAAAGTGGTTATAGAGTGTTAAAACGGACAGATGAAGATCAAATTTTAATTATTGTAGCAAATCCTATGCAAATTAAAAACGACCCAAAAGGAGAGGTGCGTAGTAGACTTTGA
- a CDS encoding peptidase G2 autoproteolytic cleavage domain-containing protein, with the protein MDRKNCNRKAPGDCATAFGRNTIASGDDALAEGRSTVSDGENAHAEGRKTMAEGDASHSEGVGTHAAGIASHTEGRNSTASGDASHAEGRNNLAQGDYSHVEGVGTQAIGTASHTEGTNSKAKGLQSHAEGDCTTASGSSSHAEGTKTNAQGEASHSEGRNTEATGDNAHAQNRDTVAQGDNSTAEGLGSVARGLNSHAEGFITQADGENAHAEGRNTKASGFNSHAEGRDTLTQGDNSHAEGEGAMAIGMGAHAEGTDTVASGDQDHAEGSLTVASGFWSHAEGRRTFTEGSSAHAEGVDTFAERNAHAEGDSTMALADRSHAGGFATVAEGTQSHAEGTITRALGEMSHCEGLRTRAEGDASHAEGSRGESTGDHSHAEGNATRAVGINSHAEGRLTETTGNNSHAEGSNTRATGINSHAEGSNTRTAILGSHAEGCNTQALQRCSHAEGSETTALGRPSHAEGCNTNATGLCSHAEGDGTNTNSRVNAFIMGRSGSAVEDNSWHLVNGTLMALISGNTGDACFAGQVTSGRGCDFAELFETLDGKPIDYGYFVTTEGDKIRKATDKDNYILGVTSAFPAVLGGSGYQWNKRCLTDKWGQVLYEEVTIPAEKDENGKIISPERIEKRHKLNPEYDPDKQYIPRSERPEWVAVGLTGQLLVRDDGTSEVNGFCRPNADGIATTAQSGYRVLKRTDEDQILIIVANLAC; encoded by the coding sequence ATGGATAGGAAAAATTGTAATCGTAAAGCCCCAGGGGATTGCGCTACAGCATTTGGACGGAATACGATAGCCAGTGGTGACGACGCTCTTGCTGAAGGTAGAAGTACGGTATCAGATGGGGAAAATGCTCATGCGGAAGGAAGAAAAACAATGGCCGAAGGGGATGCTTCTCATTCGGAAGGAGTAGGGACGCATGCAGCAGGAATAGCCTCCCATACGGAAGGCAGAAACAGTACAGCTAGCGGAGACGCTTCTCATGCAGAAGGCAGAAACAATCTAGCTCAGGGAGATTACTCCCATGTGGAAGGAGTAGGAACGCAGGCGATAGGAACAGCTTCCCATACGGAAGGAACAAATTCAAAAGCGAAGGGACTGCAATCACACGCCGAGGGAGATTGTACAACGGCATCGGGAAGCTCCTCCCACGCCGAAGGAACTAAAACGAATGCACAAGGTGAAGCTTCTCACTCAGAAGGGAGAAATACGGAAGCTACAGGAGACAATGCCCATGCCCAAAATCGAGATACCGTAGCCCAAGGAGACAATTCGACCGCTGAAGGCTTAGGTTCCGTTGCTAGAGGGTTGAACAGTCATGCGGAAGGATTCATTACACAGGCGGATGGAGAAAATGCGCATGCAGAAGGGCGGAACACGAAAGCATCAGGATTTAATTCACATGCGGAAGGAAGAGACACTCTTACCCAAGGAGATAATTCCCATGCGGAAGGAGAAGGAGCAATGGCCATTGGTATGGGTGCTCATGCAGAGGGAACAGATACAGTTGCTTCTGGTGATCAGGATCATGCGGAAGGAAGTTTAACAGTAGCCTCTGGTTTTTGGTCTCATGCGGAAGGAAGGAGAACGTTTACTGAAGGATCATCAGCCCATGCTGAAGGTGTTGATACGTTTGCAGAAAGAAACGCTCATGCCGAAGGAGATAGTACGATGGCGTTGGCAGATAGGTCCCATGCTGGGGGTTTTGCTACGGTTGCAGAAGGAACACAATCTCATGCCGAAGGTACAATTACGAGAGCATTAGGTGAGATGTCCCATTGCGAAGGTCTCAGAACAAGAGCCGAAGGGGATGCTTCTCATGCGGAAGGATCACGTGGGGAATCTACGGGAGACCATTCTCACGCCGAAGGGAATGCGACAAGAGCCGTAGGGATTAATTCTCATGCGGAAGGAAGGTTAACAGAAACGACAGGAAATAACTCCCATGCGGAAGGAAGCAATACGAGAGCCACAGGGATTAATTCTCATGCGGAAGGAAGCAATACGAGAACCGCAATATTAGGCTCTCATGCGGAAGGTTGTAATACGCAAGCTTTACAACGTTGTTCTCACGCTGAAGGGAGTGAGACAACAGCCTTAGGTAGGCCTTCTCATGCGGAAGGCTGTAATACGAATGCTACGGGTCTATGCTCTCATGCGGAAGGAGATGGTACTAATACAAATAGTAGAGTGAATGCGTTTATTATGGGACGCTCAGGTTCAGCGGTTGAAGATAACTCTTGGCATTTAGTGAATGGAACATTGATGGCTCTTATAAGCGGGAATACAGGGGATGCTTGCTTTGCTGGGCAAGTTACTTCTGGTAGAGGATGTGATTTCGCTGAATTGTTTGAAACATTGGATGGCAAACCCATCGATTACGGATATTTTGTCACAACAGAAGGGGATAAAATAAGAAAAGCAACCGATAAAGATAATTATATCTTAGGTGTAACAAGTGCCTTCCCTGCTGTTTTAGGAGGTTCCGGTTATCAATGGAATAAGCGATGCCTGACGGATAAGTGGGGTCAGGTATTATATGAAGAAGTCACCATCCCAGCGGAAAAAGATGAGAACGGCAAAATTATTTCGCCTGAGCGAATTGAAAAAAGACACAAGCTAAATCCAGAATATGATCCCGATAAACAGTATATTCCAAGATCAGAAAGACCTGAATGGGTAGCTGTCGGATTAACTGGGCAATTATTAGTAAGAGACGATGGAACAAGTGAAGTGAATGGGTTTTGCAGACCTAACGCTGATGGAATTGCTACAACAGCTCAAAGTGGTTATAGAGTGTTAAAACGGACAGATGAAGATCAAATTTTAATTATTGTAGCAAATCTTGCATGTTGA
- a CDS encoding LuxR C-terminal-related transcriptional regulator: MKTILSTKLNIPKARRELVVRNRLIQHLNDGVHRKLTLISAHAGFGKTTLVSEWLASCNCAVAWLSLEERDNNSNSFLAYIIAALQTIEEDLGKELLGLLQSPQLPKMEVILTSLLNEITSIPYHFILVLDDYHTIHTQPINHALTFLLENMPSQMHLVITTREDPKFPLARFRARDQLTEVRNTDLRFTSSEAASFLNQVMNLKLSNNDIVDLVTKTEGWITGLQLAGISMSGHDDPSSFIKTFTGNHTFIIDYLVEEVLKQQSVYVQDFLLRTSILDRLCGSLCDAVMEDTALIGQQALEFLEKSNLFIIPLDNERRWYRYHHLFAELLKQKLLEDHSSGNKRVDIAQLHIRASIWYEKNNYEIEAFQHAAAAGDVERAERLLLGNGTPLHFRGAIVPVMKWLKSLSTEIMDANPTLWVMYASVLSMSSQLNEVEHKLLAAEAALQGLEINMKTRNLIGHIAAIRAFLATMQNKVDVIVSESLIALENLSPNNLAVRTATTWKLGIAYERKGDYTKAKQSYTEAVSICNASGNKIIGILAATGLGKIQARENLLDQAFNTYRQALKMKDDTPSSYSYRAYIGLARIYYEWNHLDTAIEHIEKSIQLAKQIENVDQMITSNLLYVQTLIAKGDKDGASNTLNEIKQYVIQHNLEDRVSEVSETEVILLLNQGKLLSAQKLAETYKLPLSQVRVYLSQGDIAKALNELNAFYQEVKQNGIREKMLKVIILKAVIFYIKGETDKSIQLLTDSLLEAKSGRFVRAFLDEGKHMERLLIKAYANRVMPEYIEPLLKAFKLEKLDCEEETNLTPSLLLFEPLSQRELEVLQLIGQGLSNKDISKRLFIALDTVKGHNRRIFDKLQVRRRTEAVAKAREMGLL; this comes from the coding sequence ATGAAGACCATCTTATCTACTAAACTTAATATCCCAAAAGCTAGGCGAGAGTTAGTTGTTCGAAATCGTTTAATACAGCATTTAAACGATGGGGTGCATCGAAAGCTGACTCTCATATCTGCTCATGCAGGTTTTGGGAAAACGACGTTAGTGAGCGAATGGCTTGCGAGCTGCAATTGTGCTGTAGCATGGCTGTCGTTAGAAGAGAGGGATAATAATTCTAATTCTTTTCTCGCTTACATCATTGCAGCACTACAGACGATTGAGGAAGATTTAGGCAAGGAGCTCTTGGGTTTACTCCAATCTCCCCAGCTCCCCAAAATGGAAGTTATCTTAACTTCTCTTCTCAATGAAATCACTTCAATTCCATATCACTTTATTCTTGTACTTGATGACTATCACACGATTCATACTCAACCTATAAACCATGCTCTGACATTCCTGTTAGAAAACATGCCTTCACAGATGCATTTGGTCATAACTACTCGTGAGGACCCTAAGTTTCCTTTGGCGCGTTTTCGTGCGCGGGATCAGTTGACAGAGGTACGGAACACAGACCTACGCTTTACAAGTTCTGAAGCTGCTAGCTTCCTTAATCAAGTAATGAATTTGAAGCTATCAAATAATGACATCGTTGACTTGGTAACTAAAACGGAAGGATGGATTACCGGTCTTCAATTAGCTGGAATTTCAATGAGCGGTCATGATGACCCCTCGAGCTTTATCAAAACATTTACAGGTAATCACACTTTCATTATAGATTATTTAGTTGAGGAAGTTCTTAAGCAACAGTCAGTATATGTCCAGGATTTTTTATTGCGAACATCGATTTTAGATCGTTTATGCGGCTCTTTGTGTGATGCTGTTATGGAAGACACAGCCCTTATAGGACAGCAAGCACTTGAGTTTCTAGAAAAATCGAACTTGTTTATTATTCCTTTGGATAATGAGCGACGCTGGTATCGGTACCATCATCTTTTTGCAGAATTGTTAAAACAAAAATTGCTGGAAGATCATTCTTCAGGGAACAAAAGAGTAGATATTGCACAATTACATATACGCGCAAGTATTTGGTATGAAAAAAACAACTATGAGATTGAAGCATTTCAACATGCAGCAGCAGCAGGTGATGTAGAACGAGCTGAACGTTTGTTATTAGGGAACGGGACTCCTCTTCACTTTCGGGGAGCAATAGTTCCTGTAATGAAATGGCTTAAATCATTATCAACAGAGATTATGGATGCTAACCCTACATTATGGGTTATGTATGCTTCAGTACTATCGATGTCCAGTCAGCTTAACGAGGTTGAACATAAATTACTCGCTGCTGAAGCGGCTTTGCAAGGACTTGAAATAAATATGAAAACTCGGAACCTTATTGGACATATTGCTGCCATACGAGCATTTTTGGCTACGATGCAAAATAAAGTAGACGTGATTGTTTCCGAATCCCTTATTGCACTAGAGAATTTAAGCCCCAACAACTTGGCGGTCAGAACGGCTACCACCTGGAAGCTAGGTATAGCCTATGAACGAAAGGGGGACTACACAAAAGCGAAACAATCTTATACAGAAGCTGTTTCTATATGCAATGCGTCTGGGAATAAAATCATTGGAATATTAGCTGCAACAGGGTTAGGAAAGATACAAGCAAGAGAAAATCTTCTGGATCAAGCTTTCAACACATACCGACAAGCTCTAAAAATGAAAGATGATACGCCATCTTCATATTCTTATAGAGCATACATAGGCTTAGCTCGTATTTATTACGAATGGAATCATTTAGATACTGCTATCGAACATATAGAGAAGAGTATACAACTAGCGAAGCAAATAGAAAATGTTGATCAAATGATTACAAGTAATCTTCTATACGTCCAAACATTGATTGCAAAAGGAGATAAGGATGGCGCATCAAATACCTTAAATGAAATAAAACAGTATGTTATTCAGCATAACTTAGAAGATCGAGTTTCAGAAGTCAGCGAGACAGAGGTAATCTTGCTATTAAATCAAGGGAAACTTCTTTCTGCACAAAAATTAGCAGAGACATACAAACTCCCACTTAGTCAGGTACGAGTATATCTTTCTCAAGGAGATATAGCTAAAGCTCTCAATGAGTTAAACGCTTTCTATCAAGAAGTAAAACAAAATGGAATACGGGAGAAAATGTTAAAAGTTATAATTTTAAAGGCCGTTATTTTTTATATAAAAGGTGAAACAGACAAATCGATACAATTACTAACAGATAGTCTATTAGAGGCAAAATCTGGTCGCTTTGTTCGTGCTTTCCTCGATGAAGGGAAGCATATGGAGAGGTTATTGATCAAAGCATATGCGAATAGGGTTATGCCAGAATATATAGAGCCCTTGCTAAAAGCATTTAAGCTTGAGAAACTTGACTGTGAAGAAGAAACAAATCTGACTCCTTCTTTACTCCTATTTGAACCTTTGAGCCAACGTGAGTTAGAGGTTTTACAGCTGATAGGACAGGGACTTTCAAACAAAGATATTAGTAAAAGACTTTTTATTGCCTTAGATACTGTTAAAGGACATAACAGAAGAATATTTGATAAACTCCAAGTTAGAAGACGCACCGAAGCTGTAGCCAAAGCGCGTGAGATGGGCTTGCTTTAA
- a CDS encoding NAD(P)-dependent alcohol dehydrogenase: protein MKAIVYTKYGSPNVLHMEELEKPTLGDNEVLIKVHARTVSSGDARMRNGSRKALPLWPISKMAIGLIKPKRTILGMDFSGEIESVGKDVKKFKKGDQVFGFCGKGTYAEYISLRENGPIAIKPTNINHEEAAAIPFGAASSLFFLRKGKIQSGQKVLIYGASGSLGTFAIQLAKYFGAEVTAVCSTSNLELVRSLGADKVIDYTKEDFTKNGETYDIIYDTVDKTSFSRCKRSLKQTGFYVLAVIHFPQIVQILWTSKIGNKKVVSGITPDSAEDLTFLGELAETGKIKSVIDRSYPLEQIVAAHKYVDKGHKKGNVVITTS from the coding sequence ATGAAAGCCATTGTATACACTAAGTATGGTTCACCCAATGTTCTTCATATGGAAGAATTAGAAAAACCTACTCTAGGAGATAATGAAGTATTAATAAAAGTACATGCAAGAACAGTATCTTCAGGAGATGCAAGGATGCGAAATGGCAGCAGAAAAGCATTGCCTCTTTGGCCTATCTCAAAAATGGCTATAGGTTTAATAAAACCAAAACGAACTATACTTGGCATGGATTTTTCTGGAGAAATTGAATCAGTAGGAAAAGATGTAAAGAAATTCAAGAAAGGTGATCAAGTTTTTGGATTTTGTGGAAAAGGAACTTATGCCGAATATATAAGTTTACGTGAAAATGGACCAATAGCAATAAAACCGACCAATATCAACCATGAGGAAGCAGCCGCTATTCCTTTTGGGGCAGCTTCCTCATTATTTTTCCTTAGAAAAGGAAAAATTCAAAGCGGACAAAAAGTACTTATATATGGCGCTTCCGGGAGTCTAGGTACTTTTGCAATTCAGCTTGCCAAATACTTTGGGGCAGAGGTAACCGCGGTATGCAGTACTTCGAATTTAGAATTGGTAAGATCTCTAGGAGCTGATAAGGTCATTGATTACACAAAAGAGGATTTTACTAAAAACGGTGAAACCTATGACATTATATATGATACGGTTGATAAAACTTCATTTTCACGATGTAAACGCTCATTAAAACAAACAGGATTTTATGTTTTAGCTGTCATCCATTTCCCTCAGATTGTTCAGATTCTATGGACTTCGAAAATAGGTAACAAAAAAGTCGTAAGTGGGATAACACCAGACAGTGCTGAAGATTTAACTTTCTTAGGAGAGCTTGCAGAAACGGGTAAAATAAAGTCCGTCATTGATAGAAGCTATCCGCTAGAACAAATTGTAGCTGCCCACAAATATGTTGATAAAGGGCACAAAAAAGGTAACGTAGTCATAACAACATCATGA
- a CDS encoding NAD(P)-dependent alcohol dehydrogenase, whose amino-acid sequence MKAIICTKYGPPEVLQHNEVEKPIPKDNEVLVKIHATAVTASDCVIRGFKMPGNPSFPKKQIMELMMRLFLGISKPRNPIIGLVFSGVVESAGKDINQFKKGNRVYGFTGISRGTYAEFKCVSAKEVAQGELAIIPDNISHNEAAAVVYGGVLAIHFMKDGDIQSGKKVLIYGASGAIGTVALQLSKHLGAEVTAICSSSNIALVKSLGADKVIDYTKDDSINQLECYDFILDAVGENKSSKLKIQCKKAIGENGKYVSVDDGFLKIQPHYLVKLNELIEAGHVKAVIDRDYPLEEIVEAHKYVDKGHKKGNVVITV is encoded by the coding sequence GTGAAAGCGATAATATGTACAAAATACGGACCACCTGAAGTCCTTCAACATAATGAAGTGGAAAAACCCATTCCCAAAGACAATGAAGTTCTTGTTAAAATACACGCAACAGCTGTAACTGCAAGTGATTGTGTAATTCGGGGTTTTAAAATGCCTGGCAATCCTAGTTTTCCTAAAAAGCAAATAATGGAATTAATGATGAGGCTATTTCTAGGTATCTCAAAACCTAGAAATCCAATTATCGGATTGGTATTTTCCGGAGTCGTTGAATCAGCAGGCAAAGACATTAATCAATTTAAAAAAGGTAATCGGGTATATGGATTTACAGGTATTAGCCGTGGAACATATGCTGAGTTCAAATGTGTATCCGCGAAAGAAGTTGCTCAAGGTGAGTTGGCTATAATACCGGATAATATAAGCCATAATGAAGCTGCAGCAGTAGTATATGGTGGAGTTCTGGCAATACATTTTATGAAAGATGGGGATATTCAAAGTGGAAAAAAAGTGCTAATTTATGGAGCTTCGGGTGCAATAGGAACTGTAGCGTTACAGCTTTCAAAACACTTAGGTGCCGAAGTCACTGCGATTTGCAGCTCATCAAATATAGCATTGGTGAAATCTCTGGGGGCTGATAAAGTGATAGATTACACAAAAGATGATTCTATAAACCAATTAGAATGTTACGATTTTATCCTTGATGCTGTAGGAGAAAACAAAAGCTCGAAACTAAAAATTCAATGTAAAAAAGCAATTGGTGAGAATGGGAAATACGTGTCAGTTGATGATGGGTTTTTAAAGATACAGCCTCATTATCTTGTTAAACTCAATGAGCTAATTGAAGCAGGACATGTTAAGGCGGTCATAGACAGGGATTATCCCTTAGAAGAGATAGTTGAAGCCCATAAATACGTAGACAAAGGGCACAAAAAGGGAAATGTAGTAATAACTGTATAA
- a CDS encoding LysM domain-containing protein: MLTHIVKRGEDLLSISQIYGVSIRSIVDKNNITNAETYEGDTLYIPVSIDDSSSNQPTREFTDTINFKPQEPIPKKPSPFGGKRKRFFWS, encoded by the coding sequence ATGCTTACTCATATTGTCAAAAGAGGTGAGGATTTGTTAAGCATATCACAAATCTATGGCGTATCTATTAGATCCATTGTGGATAAAAACAATATTACAAATGCAGAAACTTATGAAGGAGACACACTGTATATTCCAGTATCTATTGATGATTCAAGCTCAAACCAACCAACTAGAGAATTTACAGATACCATTAACTTCAAACCTCAAGAACCAATACCGAAAAAACCATCGCCTTTCGGGGGAAAAAGAAAACGGTTTTTTTGGTCTTAA
- a CDS encoding S53 family peptidase: MGNTELSHPLDLEERISVMIVMQRPLPLKEAITKRLNEIECSDSLVENHMSHEQFFTLCRTPSEHFEEVEKFAERYDLKVENRDALAGTMELSGEVKHFNEVFKIKLMAYKPPNEKYRGYKGELHIPEPLYHLIETVLDLDNSAIVRSDSHTLKGTQKCSKDIKGITVFTAPEVAEIYNFPNILFNQQTIAIIELAGGFLEQDIVDYFNLVNLPVPEITVVSVDGAQNNPGVCPKADMEVTLDIETAGAASPGAKIVVYFAPMTLRGFLNALTAVVNDNVNNPSVLSMSIATIELLLPPGFIRAFNQRLQEAGSLGITACASSGDNGSQGVLDGSTDKVFNVCYPASSPFALGVGGTSLRVQRCEKNCKEVVWNNINRGMPIATGGGVSNVLMLPAYQFNAGVPLSANPDRIQGRGVPDVAANADPSTGYLIIVDGQILVRGGTSASAPLWAGLIANLNQALGRRLGFVNPIFYQLCPEDLAFNDITIGNNNVIIEGGPYVAKQGWDPCTGLGSPNGFKLLEALQRRGD; encoded by the coding sequence ATGGGTAATACTGAGTTAAGTCATCCTCTAGATTTAGAAGAGAGGATTTCAGTCATGATCGTCATGCAGCGCCCACTGCCTTTAAAGGAAGCTATAACAAAGAGGCTGAACGAAATAGAGTGTTCAGACTCCCTTGTTGAGAACCATATGAGTCATGAACAATTTTTTACACTTTGTAGGACTCCTTCTGAACATTTTGAAGAGGTAGAGAAGTTTGCTGAACGTTATGATCTTAAAGTAGAGAACAGAGACGCTTTGGCAGGAACAATGGAATTATCAGGGGAGGTCAAACATTTTAATGAAGTCTTCAAAATTAAACTGATGGCATATAAACCTCCCAATGAAAAATACCGAGGGTATAAGGGGGAATTACACATCCCAGAACCACTTTATCACCTCATTGAAACCGTTCTTGATTTAGATAACAGTGCGATTGTCAGATCCGATTCCCATACTCTGAAAGGAACCCAGAAGTGTAGCAAGGATATCAAAGGGATCACGGTTTTCACTGCTCCTGAAGTAGCTGAAATCTATAATTTCCCCAATATTTTATTTAATCAACAGACCATTGCTATCATTGAACTTGCAGGTGGATTTTTAGAGCAGGATATCGTAGATTATTTTAATCTGGTTAACCTTCCTGTACCAGAAATTACAGTTGTCAGTGTAGATGGCGCTCAAAATAACCCTGGTGTTTGTCCAAAGGCTGATATGGAGGTTACTTTAGATATTGAAACAGCTGGTGCTGCCTCTCCTGGAGCAAAAATTGTTGTGTACTTTGCACCTATGACACTAAGAGGTTTTTTGAATGCGCTGACTGCGGTTGTTAATGATAACGTTAATAATCCGTCTGTACTTTCAATGAGTATTGCCACTATTGAACTGCTTCTGCCACCTGGTTTCATAAGAGCATTTAACCAAAGACTGCAGGAGGCTGGTTCATTAGGTATTACGGCTTGTGCGTCATCAGGTGATAATGGTTCACAAGGTGTTCTTGATGGAAGCACGGACAAAGTCTTTAATGTTTGTTACCCAGCATCCAGTCCTTTTGCTCTGGGTGTTGGAGGAACTTCTCTCAGAGTGCAGAGATGTGAAAAAAATTGTAAGGAAGTTGTATGGAATAACATAAATAGAGGAATGCCTATCGCAACAGGTGGGGGCGTTAGTAACGTATTAATGCTACCAGCCTATCAATTTAATGCAGGGGTTCCCCTGTCAGCCAATCCCGACAGAATTCAGGGGAGAGGTGTTCCTGATGTAGCTGCAAATGCGGATCCTTCTACAGGCTATTTAATTATTGTAGATGGACAAATCTTAGTCAGAGGAGGAACTAGTGCATCAGCCCCTTTGTGGGCAGGTTTAATCGCCAACTTGAATCAAGCATTAGGACGTCGATTAGGATTTGTAAATCCCATTTTTTATCAATTATGTCCTGAGGATCTTGCTTTTAATGATATTACAATCGGAAACAATAATGTCATTATTGAAGGGGGACCATATGTTGCCAAACAAGGTTGGGATCCATGTACAGGATTAGGAAGCCCCAATGGCTTCAAGCTACTGGAAGCTCTTCAGAGGAGAGGTGATTGA
- a CDS encoding putative holin-like toxin → MTIYESISLMITFGILIVAMLSFSKKK, encoded by the coding sequence ATGACAATATACGAATCTATTTCTTTGATGATAACTTTCGGAATTCTGATTGTTGCGATGTTGTCTTTTAGCAAGAAGAAATAG